The following DNA comes from Candidatus Leptovillus gracilis.
CACACGCCCCGTCCCGGCGGCTACGTCTAGCAGCATGGGGGCGGGATGATGGGGCAGGTGGTGGAGATACGGCCGTACCACAAACAACCGTTCCGCGTCGGCCTCAAACTGCTTGATGCCGTCGTATTTATCGGCTGTCAGGTCATACATCCATACCACCGCTCGCCGTCCCAGGTAAACCCCCTCGGTAATGACGACCAGCCAATAAGCCAGCGCCCCCAGCGCCGCCAATAAAACCAGACCGAAAAGCATCCAAAGTAATGTCATGAGTCAGGATAAAGGGTTGCGGGCGGTTGATATAAATAGTTTACGACCTACTGTAGCAACATGCCACCCTGGAAAACGACCAGGGCCATCAGCCAGGCCAATACCAGTTGGCCGATGACGCTGCGCCACATCCACTTGGCGCCCAATTCCTGCCGCTCGGCGGCGACAGCGACCATGCAGGGCGTATAGATCAGCACGAAGACCATGAAGGCCAACCCGGCCAGGGCGCCGTGCCCGCCGCTGGAGGCGTTGAAACCGTCGTAGACTGCCTGGCGCAGGCCGCCGGACAGATCCTCTTCCGCGCCATCGCTCAGGTCTATGCCGACGATGAGAGGGATGGCTTTGATGGTGTCCAGCACGGCCGTTCCCAGGCTGCCAACAATCTCGCCCACGTCTTGCAGGAAGGTGGTGGGTTCGGCTGCTTCGTCCACACTCTGCACGCCATACACCTGGGCAAAGGTGCTGATCACCACTTCCTTGGCCACAAAGCCGGTGAGCAGCGCGCCGCTGGCTTCCCAGGTGCCAAAGCCCAACGGCGCCAGCGCCGGGCTGAGAACGCCGGCCGCGCGGGCAAACAAGCTTTGCTCCAGGTCGGCGTCGGCGAAGGAACCGGCGTCGGCGCCCACGGGAATCGCCATCAACAGCCAGAGGATGACGCTGGTAACCAGAATGAGCGACCAGGCATTTTGAATGAAGGAGCGGGTGCGTTCCCAGGTGTGCGACCAGACGGTGCGCCAGTTGGGACGGCGGTAAGGCGGCAGTTCCATCAGCAGAGCGGTTTGTTCTTTGTCTTCAAAAAGTGTTTTGCGCAGGATAAGAACGAGGAGAACGGCCGTTACAATGCCCAATACATACATGCCAAAAACCACCGCCCCGGCATACTGGGCAAAAAACACTGTTGAAAACAGCACGTATACCGGCAGCCGCGCGCCACAGCTCATAAACGGGACCAACAGACCGGTCAGGATGCGGTCCTTTTCGTTTTCCAGGGTGCGCGTGGCGTAAATGGCCGGCACGGTGCAGCCAAAACCGACCATCATCGGCAAAAAGCTCTTGCCTTGTAGGCCGATGCGGTTCATCAGCCCGTCCATCACGAAGGCGGCGCGGGCCATGTAGCCGCTGTCTTCCAGCACTGCCAGGGAGACGTAGAGGAACATCAGCACCGGCACAAAGACCAGCACGCCGCCTACCCCGGCGATCACGCCATCCACTACCAACCCTTCTAGCCAGGTCTCGCTGAGGCTGAGACTGCCCAACAAGGCCAACGCCCAGCGCGTGATGGGGCCGCCGATGACGCCATCTACCCAATCGAGCAGTGGGGCAGAGACGACGGCCGTTAACTTAAATACCACCCACATCACTGCCAGAAAAATGGGCACGCCGGTGACGCGGTGGGTGACAACGCGGTCAATCTTGTCCGTGAGTGAAAGTTCTTCGGGCGGTTTTTGCATCACGCGGCCCACCAGTTCGTGGATGAAGGTGTAGCGGCGGTCGGCGATGAGTACGTCTATCTCTTCGCCGTAATCGGCGGCCAGCCGGGCGTAAGCAAGCTGCGCTTTGGTCAGCAGCGCCGGACCCCCTTCGATGGTCAGCAGGCTGGTTTGTATATCGCGGTCTTGTTCCAGCAGTTTAATCGCCAGCCAGCGGGCCGGATACTGCTGCTGGATGGCGGGGTAGGCGGCCACATCGGCCTCGATGGCGCGGATGGCCGGTTCCAGTTTACGGCCGTAATCTACCACGGCGGTAACGGCAGTTGCTTCAAATGGTGGCATGGTTGTTTTCCTCGGCAGCGCGGGCGATCAAAGCCCGCAGTTCATCCAGACCTTCACCCTGGCTGGCGCTGGCGCGCATCACCGGCGCGCCCAGTTCACGGCTCAACCGCGCCGTATCTATGACGATGCCACGTTCGGCGGCCCGGTCTGTCATGTTCAGGACGATAATGACCGGCGCGCCCAGTTCCAAAATTTGCACCGTCAGATACAGATTGCGTTCCAGGTTGGTCGCGTCCACGACAGCGACGACAAGAGACGGCCGTGCCTGCAAAATAAAGTCGCGGGCGATCACCTCCTCCGGCGAGTAGGCCGTCAGGCTGTACGCGCCCGGCAAATCTACCACCGTCACCGTCAGGTCGCCTATCTGGAAGCTGCCTTCTTTCTTCGCCACCGTCTTGCCCGGCCAGTTGCCGACATGCTGATTAGAGCCGGTAAGCGCGTTGAAAATTGTGCTCTTGCCGGCATTTGGGTTCCCGGCCAGAGCGATGAGCAATTGTTTCATAATCCTTTGTCGGTACTTTCGCTGTAGATTTCCCAGATGCGTAAAGCTGCCTGAACTATGCGAGAAACGAAAATCTTTGTGGGGGCTTCAATCCGAAATCCGAAATCCGAAATCCACAATCACACCGGGGCCACCAGCAGTTTGTGGGCCATGCCGCGCCCCATGGCGATGCGCGAACCGCGCACAGAGATGAGCAGCGGGCCGCCAGCGTCTTGCACCACTTCCAGTTCCACGCCGCGCGTGATGCCCAGTTCCGCCAGCCGATGGGTGAGTTGATGACCGGCGTGAATTTCGACCAAACGCAGTTTGTGGTTGGCGGCAGCCAACGACAAGGGCACAGTAGTCGAATGGGGATGGGGGGTGATGGCCGGGTGAAACAGGTCAGTTAGATGGGTCATGGACAGGCTCCGTAAAAATATGGGCGGCAATTTCTTGCCCCAGGGCGTGGGTTTCGCGGCCGATTTTGATCATCAACGGGCCGTTAAATGGGGCGATTTCTTCAAACTCGATGGTCTGGCCGGGTACAATGCCACGTCCGGCCAGGTAATCCAGCAGCAGCAAACTTTCGGGGTATATGCGGCTGATGGCGCGTTGGTCGCCGGGCTGCAAATCGCTCAGCGGGCTGTCGCTGCTGGCAGCGACATCGCCAGCGGCGTTGGGGATGGGGTTGCCATGGGGGCAGGTTTGCGGATGATTGAGAAAGGTGGACAGGGCTTCGGTAACGGCCGTATCCGTGGCATGTTCCAACCGGCAGGCATAATCATGCACCTTTTCCCAGGGCAGGTTCAGGTGGTCTACCAGGAAACATTCCCACAACCGATGCCGCCGGATAACCCGCTGGGCGCGGCGACGGCCGTCTTCGGTCAGCGCCACGCCTTTGTAGGGCGTGTGGTCCAGCAGCCCCTTCTGGCCCAGGCGATGGACCATCTCTGTCGCCGAGACGGTGGAGACGCCCAACCGCTCGGCCAACGCCGAAATAGGCGCCAGTTCACCCGCCACAGCCAACTCGCTGGCCGTTTTTAAATACATTTCCACGCTTTCGTTAAAGGATTCGTGTTTCATCTGCCCGTGTGTTCGTTCGACAGACCTGACAGGTCTGTGATTATAAGGTTTGCCTTAAACCTTAGTTTTAAGGACAGCCTTATCTTACGACACAGGCCAACCTGCGGCAATGACATTTGTCAGACGAGCGGTGGACAATTGTCATTAAGGACTGGATCAATTGAAAGTTAACCAGGGTTCATCTAAGGATTCAATGCAGAGGCGCAGAGAATGGTTGGGTTCTGGCTTGTTGAGCCGAAGCGTTGCTGGGGTGATTGTTTTGGCCCCATGAACTCATGGGCCATGGGCCATAGGGCATGGCAATGGGCGATAAGGAAAAAACGGGTAACGGCCGTTAGACGGCCGTTACCCTTCTGTCCGCCGCCATGTCTATGGGGCAGGTGAACGTTTCAGGCCAAAGAGCCGCAGCAGTTTATCCCGCCCTGCCTGAATCTGTAACTTGCGCGCCTGCCAGGTTCCCACAATGCCAAACGGCACAAACATCACCAGCAGCACATAAATCAAACCCAGCAAGAAGCTGGAATTTTCGCCAAACCAGCGGTCCAGGTAAAACTGCAACAGCCGAAAAACCATCGCCCCCACCAACGCCCCGCTTAACGTGCCAATGCCGCCGATGAGAATAACCAGCAGGGCAGCCACCGTCCACCCCAAGCTGGCCACCGATGGGCTGACGATGGGTTGGTGGATGGTGTGGAAGAAGCCGGCAAAAGCGGCCGTGATCGAAGAAACAGTCAGCGCCATCAGCTTAAAATAGAAGGTGTTGTACCCCAACATCAACGCCCGGCCTTCGTTTTCGCGGGTAGCAATGCACACTCGACCGGTGGGGGAATCTACAAAGCGCCGATAGACCAGGTAAACAAACAGAGTGAATACCAACACAATGAGGTATAGGTTAAAACGCTCATTGGATGTGTTCAGCCAGGCGGGGACAATGACGCCCTGCAAGCCCACGTCGGCCCCGGTGTAGGCGACCATCTCGTTGGACTTGACCACAATTTCAAACACCGAGGCAAAGCCCAGCGTTACCAGGGCAAAGGTGATGCCCTTGACGCGCGGCAGCACCAGACCAAACAACAGCGCCTGCACAATCCCGGCGATAAAGACAGCCAGAATGGTCTGGCCGATGTCCCATTGGAAATTTTTGAAGGCGATGCCGGTAAGATACGCGCCGACAGCAAAGAACATGGCGTGTCCAAAAGAAAGCAGCCCGGTAATGCCCAGGATCAGGTCGTAGCTGATGGCGTAAATCGCCAGGATGAAGACCTCGATCATCAGCCCTTGCATGAATTTGGCGCTGCCGGTTTCATTGTTGATGACGCTGGCAGGTGGACGGCCGTCTAGCGCCGCCACAATAAAGGGGAATAACAGCATGGCCCCAAAAACAGCCAGCACGCCCCAGTTGTTCTTGAACCAGTATGCCAGGCCGGTTTGCCGGGCGTTTGTAGGTGAAATAGTTGATTGCATAGTACGTGTTCCGTATTCCGTGTTCCGTATTCCGTCTAAACGGATTACGGATTACGGCTTATGGCTCCTAATCCTCTCGTCCAAACAACCCCTGCGGCAGCAGCAGCAAAATGATCACCATCAGCAGCACCGTCGAGGCGGGGACCAGCGGCGGCGATGGCTTAAACGGTTCGGCCAGGAAGGGCAGATTGATGCCGATCTGGCCGTATTTGATGATGAACTGCTGCAGCAGGCCCACCAGCACCGCGCCGGCCGCCGCGCCCGGATAGCTCGTCAGGCCGCCAATGGCCAGGGCGATGAGCGCCAGCAGCAAAAATTGGCCGCCCATGGCGTTAGAGAGGCCCATGGAGGGGGCAGCCAGCACGCCGCCCAACGCCGCCAACGCCACACCCAGGGCAAAGACCATCGTGAAGACCTGGCGCACGTTGATGCCCAGCGCTTCGACCATCTGGCTGTCTTGCACGCCGGCGCGGATGATCATGCCCAGGCGGGTGCGCTGGAGCAGCAGCCACACGCCCACCAGCACGATGAGGCCCATGAGGATGATGAAGATTTCGTTGTAGGTGCGGATACGGCCGTTAAACAAAAATATCGTGGCGCAGTTATTAGCCAGCCGCTCGGCCAGGTCTGTGACGGCAGCGCCGCAGCCTTCGCCTGTACCGGCAAACAGCGCCGGTTTGGGCATAGAGAACTCTGGTCGCCCCCAAACCGCCCGCACGGCCTCGATGGTGATGAAGCTGATGCCCAGGGTGAGCATGATCTGGTAGATGGGGCGGTCGTATAACGGCCGTATCATCGTACTCTCTATCAGCCCTCCCACCGTCGCGCCGCTCAACGTGGCGACGACAATCGCCACAGCAAAGGTGGCAGTGGTGTTCAGGCCGTAGAGCCAGTTGGTTAGCACGTCGTTGGCGAAAAAG
Coding sequences within:
- the feoB gene encoding ferrous iron transport protein B, with the protein product MPPFEATAVTAVVDYGRKLEPAIRAIEADVAAYPAIQQQYPARWLAIKLLEQDRDIQTSLLTIEGGPALLTKAQLAYARLAADYGEEIDVLIADRRYTFIHELVGRVMQKPPEELSLTDKIDRVVTHRVTGVPIFLAVMWVVFKLTAVVSAPLLDWVDGVIGGPITRWALALLGSLSLSETWLEGLVVDGVIAGVGGVLVFVPVLMFLYVSLAVLEDSGYMARAAFVMDGLMNRIGLQGKSFLPMMVGFGCTVPAIYATRTLENEKDRILTGLLVPFMSCGARLPVYVLFSTVFFAQYAGAVVFGMYVLGIVTAVLLVLILRKTLFEDKEQTALLMELPPYRRPNWRTVWSHTWERTRSFIQNAWSLILVTSVILWLLMAIPVGADAGSFADADLEQSLFARAAGVLSPALAPLGFGTWEASGALLTGFVAKEVVISTFAQVYGVQSVDEAAEPTTFLQDVGEIVGSLGTAVLDTIKAIPLIVGIDLSDGAEEDLSGGLRQAVYDGFNASSGGHGALAGLAFMVFVLIYTPCMVAVAAERQELGAKWMWRSVIGQLVLAWLMALVVFQGGMLLQ
- a CDS encoding 50S ribosome-binding GTPase encodes the protein MKQLLIALAGNPNAGKSTIFNALTGSNQHVGNWPGKTVAKKEGSFQIGDLTVTVVDLPGAYSLTAYSPEEVIARDFILQARPSLVVAVVDATNLERNLYLTVQILELGAPVIIVLNMTDRAAERGIVIDTARLSRELGAPVMRASASQGEGLDELRALIARAAEENNHATI
- a CDS encoding ferrous iron transport protein A yields the protein MTHLTDLFHPAITPHPHSTTVPLSLAAANHKLRLVEIHAGHQLTHRLAELGITRGVELEVVQDAGGPLLISVRGSRIAMGRGMAHKLLVAPV
- a CDS encoding metal-dependent transcriptional regulator, with the protein product MKHESFNESVEMYLKTASELAVAGELAPISALAERLGVSTVSATEMVHRLGQKGLLDHTPYKGVALTEDGRRRAQRVIRRHRLWECFLVDHLNLPWEKVHDYACRLEHATDTAVTEALSTFLNHPQTCPHGNPIPNAAGDVAASSDSPLSDLQPGDQRAISRIYPESLLLLDYLAGRGIVPGQTIEFEEIAPFNGPLMIKIGRETHALGQEIAAHIFTEPVHDPSN
- a CDS encoding branched-chain amino acid ABC transporter permease, which gives rise to MQSTISPTNARQTGLAYWFKNNWGVLAVFGAMLLFPFIVAALDGRPPASVINNETGSAKFMQGLMIEVFILAIYAISYDLILGITGLLSFGHAMFFAVGAYLTGIAFKNFQWDIGQTILAVFIAGIVQALLFGLVLPRVKGITFALVTLGFASVFEIVVKSNEMVAYTGADVGLQGVIVPAWLNTSNERFNLYLIVLVFTLFVYLVYRRFVDSPTGRVCIATRENEGRALMLGYNTFYFKLMALTVSSITAAFAGFFHTIHQPIVSPSVASLGWTVAALLVILIGGIGTLSGALVGAMVFRLLQFYLDRWFGENSSFLLGLIYVLLVMFVPFGIVGTWQARKLQIQAGRDKLLRLFGLKRSPAP